A window of Eubacteriaceae bacterium ES3 contains these coding sequences:
- a CDS encoding phage major capsid protein yields the protein MKFETVAEAFNYYRSANLAEIETRAAQIKGTIDTDPEADVMSLNIEIQGLSQAKENLKDNQKKPEPEPRGQFNPITGGTFEKRASDAALTGDVLESPEYRSAFFKTLLGQALTPFETAAFKRAQEVEKRADAFNTVTSAAAVLPTQTLNEVISKARTMGGLLPQCRSFNMPSKISIPVGTPTGKAAWHTEGTAVESEDSSVVNVDFDGYEIIKVFSISAAAKKMSISAFESYMTTELSASVMECIADSVVNGTGTTQGTGIESISWVAGTNAVEYTKSGIPSYTDFVTLMGKLKRGYSNGAIFAMNNSTLYTHVYNIVDGNDRPIFITDPKNEGIGFILGKPVVIDDNIADGDIYLGNFKYFGYNIPEGIAIEVSRESSFKSGLIDYRALAVADCKPIVTEAFVKLYEAAV from the coding sequence ATGAAATTTGAAACAGTGGCAGAAGCCTTTAATTATTACAGAAGTGCAAACTTAGCGGAAATTGAAACCAGAGCAGCCCAGATTAAGGGAACCATAGACACCGATCCAGAAGCGGACGTAATGAGCCTTAATATTGAAATTCAGGGTTTATCCCAGGCAAAAGAAAACCTTAAAGACAATCAGAAAAAGCCGGAACCGGAACCACGAGGACAGTTTAACCCGATTACCGGGGGAACCTTTGAGAAAAGAGCCAGTGACGCAGCCTTAACCGGGGATGTGCTGGAAAGTCCAGAATATCGGTCAGCGTTCTTTAAAACCCTGCTAGGCCAAGCATTAACACCATTTGAAACAGCAGCCTTTAAACGGGCGCAGGAAGTTGAAAAACGGGCAGATGCTTTTAACACTGTTACCAGTGCAGCAGCAGTTTTACCGACTCAAACACTGAATGAAGTAATCAGCAAAGCCCGGACAATGGGCGGTTTATTGCCACAGTGCCGATCCTTCAATATGCCGAGTAAAATTAGTATTCCTGTGGGAACACCGACCGGGAAAGCAGCATGGCACACAGAAGGGACAGCAGTTGAATCAGAAGATAGCAGCGTGGTAAATGTTGATTTTGACGGGTACGAGATTATAAAAGTATTCTCAATCAGTGCAGCAGCCAAAAAAATGAGTATTTCAGCCTTTGAATCATATATGACCACGGAACTATCAGCCAGTGTTATGGAATGTATTGCGGATAGTGTTGTTAATGGGACAGGAACCACCCAGGGAACCGGGATTGAATCCATTAGCTGGGTTGCTGGCACCAATGCCGTTGAATACACAAAATCTGGCATTCCAAGTTACACCGATTTTGTAACACTAATGGGCAAACTAAAACGGGGTTACAGTAACGGCGCAATATTTGCCATGAATAACTCGACCCTTTACACCCACGTTTACAACATTGTGGATGGAAACGACAGACCTATTTTTATTACAGATCCCAAAAATGAGGGAATCGGCTTTATTCTGGGTAAGCCTGTGGTTATTGATGATAACATTGCCGATGGTGATATTTACCTGGGTAACTTTAAGTATTTTGGTTATAACATTCCCGAAGGAATTGCCATTGAAGTATCCAGAGAATCCAGTTTTAAATCTGGCCTGATTGATTACCGGGCTTTAGCAGTTGCCGACTGCAAGCCGATTGTCACAGAAGCCTTTGTTAAGCTGTATGAAGCAGCCGTATAA
- a CDS encoding phage replisome organizer N-terminal domain-containing protein, which translates to MADNKKYYYLKLKDNFFDDEKIIILESLPDGYLYANILMKMYLKSLKGNGRLMFNERIPYNSQLLAQLTRHSVGVIEKAIDIFLEFELIEVMNNGAIYITNIQNFIGSSSSEADRQREYQRRLKESKGIDSKEIIKIESCKKSNGETNDVSNDNESNKKLCKKSNIEPNENGQCKKSNIESCKESNADFEKVRKESNKISTPEIRDKRLEIRDKNLEIRDKRLETRDLDYSSDPAFQILEQAISKKKAEIEKYKKTDIEELEPIGDTLLNNYSEIEDYLILTDEDIQYFVDCWNNIDISGKIKKLTDKQIEKLKDNVNQFGIGQEPKEKIDHLFDSITDSLYLLGEAEHEFKLMINWVLKPENWEKIISGDYESWGGVI; encoded by the coding sequence ATGGCAGACAATAAAAAATATTACTATTTGAAATTGAAGGATAATTTCTTTGATGATGAGAAAATTATAATCCTTGAAAGCTTACCAGATGGCTATTTATATGCAAACATATTAATGAAAATGTATTTAAAAAGTTTAAAGGGTAACGGGCGTTTGATGTTCAATGAAAGAATACCTTATAATTCTCAATTGCTGGCACAATTAACCAGGCATTCGGTCGGTGTCATTGAAAAGGCAATAGATATATTCTTAGAATTCGAATTAATAGAAGTGATGAATAACGGGGCAATATATATTACCAATATACAGAACTTCATAGGTTCTTCCAGCAGTGAAGCGGATCGACAAAGAGAATACCAAAGACGTTTAAAAGAATCGAAGGGTATTGATTCAAAAGAAATTATCAAAATAGAATCGTGTAAGAAATCTAACGGAGAAACTAACGATGTTTCTAACGATAATGAATCAAATAAGAAATTATGTAAGAAATCTAACATTGAACCTAACGAAAATGGTCAATGTAAGAAATCTAACATTGAATCATGTAAGGAATCTAACGCAGATTTTGAAAAAGTGCGTAAGGAATCTAACAAGATTTCTACACCAGAGATTAGAGATAAGAGATTAGAGATTAGAGATAAGAATTTAGAGATCAGAGATAAGAGACTAGAGACTAGAGACTTAGATTATTCCTCTGACCCAGCTTTTCAGATTTTAGAACAAGCAATCAGTAAAAAGAAAGCTGAAATAGAAAAATATAAAAAAACCGATATTGAAGAGCTTGAACCAATTGGCGATACGCTTCTAAATAATTACTCTGAAATAGAAGACTATTTAATTTTAACTGATGAGGATATTCAATACTTTGTTGATTGTTGGAATAACATTGATATTTCAGGAAAGATAAAAAAGCTCACGGATAAGCAGATTGAAAAGCTTAAGGATAATGTTAATCAATTTGGAATTGGACAGGAGCCTAAAGAAAAGATTGATCATTTATTTGACAGCATTACAGATAGTCTTTATCTACTTGGTGAAGCTGAACATGAATTTAAACTTATGATTAATTGGGTCTTAAAACCGGAAAACTGGGAAAAGATTATTAGTGGTGATTATGAAAGCTGGGGCGGTGTCATTTAG
- a CDS encoding head-tail connector protein gives MTITEARDYLRIDGTDNDGVISPLLSAIPDYIETTTGMSADQQASEPLADTVSKFLLALWYNAEGTDSEKLERTINSLLKVLTAMAVDPAE, from the coding sequence ATGACAATTACAGAAGCAAGAGACTATTTGAGGATAGACGGAACAGACAATGACGGGGTAATTTCCCCGTTGCTGTCTGCTATCCCGGATTATATTGAAACCACTACAGGAATGAGCGCAGACCAGCAGGCAAGCGAACCTTTAGCGGATACAGTCAGTAAATTTCTTTTAGCCTTGTGGTATAACGCAGAAGGCACCGACAGCGAAAAACTGGAAAGGACAATTAATAGTTTGCTGAAAGTATTAACGGCCATGGCGGTTGATCCAGCAGAATAG
- a CDS encoding phage portal protein, which translates to MRAINIFNRFKKKEPDPQQMERAELISGNNSFSPWSGDAYSLDIYRGGVDSIARNCGKLKGSHIISYANQQKTQGDERLNRILQVAPNPYMTAYDFLYKMVTHYYLYNNAFAYLQKDKKGQVIGIYPMGANQVEFLTDPTETMYCKFLLTGGKEVILPYADIIHLRRNFNENDLLGDQNTAIMDTLELAHAQSEGMVTSIQTSANIRGLIKHTTILNDESLEESRKKFMENFLQMNNNGGVAVIDQKMEYTPINQTPANIDTGQIEAIKTKIYNYLGISESIVNSSYNEDQFSAFYESTLEPIALQLSLEFTRKIFNDREQEYGNKICFESGRLIFSSNATKVRMIRTLVPLGLLSINQALEILNLPSIPDGDKRIQTLNVISQDKADQYQLNDMEDEEI; encoded by the coding sequence GTGAGAGCTATTAACATTTTTAATCGATTCAAGAAAAAAGAACCTGACCCCCAGCAGATGGAACGGGCAGAATTAATCAGCGGAAACAACAGTTTTTCGCCATGGTCAGGTGATGCCTATTCACTGGACATATACCGGGGCGGGGTTGATTCCATCGCCCGGAATTGTGGCAAGCTGAAAGGCTCGCATATTATCAGCTATGCGAATCAGCAAAAGACCCAGGGTGACGAAAGGCTTAACCGGATTTTACAGGTGGCACCTAACCCCTATATGACGGCCTATGATTTTCTGTATAAGATGGTCACGCACTATTATTTATATAATAACGCTTTTGCCTATTTGCAGAAGGATAAAAAAGGCCAGGTAATTGGCATTTATCCCATGGGCGCAAATCAGGTGGAGTTTTTAACCGATCCAACGGAAACAATGTACTGCAAGTTTTTATTGACGGGTGGTAAAGAAGTGATCCTTCCTTATGCGGATATCATCCACTTGCGCCGGAATTTCAACGAAAATGATTTGCTGGGTGATCAGAACACCGCCATCATGGACACGCTGGAACTGGCACACGCACAGAGTGAAGGAATGGTAACCAGCATTCAGACATCGGCTAATATTCGGGGGCTTATAAAGCATACCACAATCTTAAATGATGAAAGTCTCGAAGAAAGCCGTAAAAAATTCATGGAAAACTTTCTACAGATGAACAACAATGGCGGTGTGGCGGTAATAGATCAAAAAATGGAGTACACGCCAATCAATCAAACCCCAGCCAATATTGATACTGGCCAGATAGAAGCCATCAAAACAAAAATTTACAACTATTTGGGCATATCGGAAAGCATTGTGAACAGCTCATACAATGAAGATCAGTTTTCAGCCTTTTATGAGTCAACGCTTGAACCGATCGCCTTGCAATTAAGCCTTGAATTTACCCGGAAAATCTTTAATGACCGGGAACAGGAATATGGCAATAAAATATGCTTTGAATCCGGCAGGCTGATATTTTCCAGTAATGCCACCAAAGTAAGAATGATTAGGACACTGGTGCCTCTGGGATTACTGTCTATTAACCAGGCATTGGAAATTTTAAATCTTCCAAGTATTCCAGATGGTGACAAACGGATTCAGACTTTAAATGTGATATCACAAGATAAAGCGGATCAGTATCAATTGAATGATATGGAGGATGAGGAAATATGA
- a CDS encoding terminase large subunit, whose translation MKKKNEEKEIEYENYILTYWNQIQSGEVIVSNRVAKQYEKIVNALENPKEGYHFDVDRGNRPIYFIEKFCRHSKGEWAGKPVMLELFQKAFIMSLFGFINDETRYRQYRESLFMVARKNGKSTMASGIALYMMIFDLEPGAEVYSVASKKDQAKIIFDETHNMVKQSPELSKHIRKRKTDLFVEANMSKFEPLGKNSNSLDGLNSHLCIIDELHSIKDRNIYEVLKQSMSARREPLMLMTTTSGTVRENIFDDIYEYACGVCDGGFEDDTFLPIIYEMDDKEEYKDKNLWTKANPGLGIIKKIDDLENKISRTENSPNDLSGVLCKDFNIKMNAYNAWLRWDDIVNEKTFELERFRGSYFIGGADLARCGDLTCATALMLDRETEERFVTQMYWLPEDSFNERVETDKVPYDKWRERGLLRLCSGNTIDYKDLTAWFLELVQIHGINPAWIYYDAYSATYWKDEMIMEGFNMIPCRQGARTLSLPMERLGADLAAKKINYNNHPILRWCLSNTGVIVDRNENIIPAKASSPKMKIDGTASLLDAYVGLCDHYQEFMNAV comes from the coding sequence TTGAAAAAGAAAAATGAAGAAAAAGAAATTGAATATGAAAATTATATTCTAACATACTGGAATCAGATCCAATCTGGTGAGGTGATCGTGTCCAACCGGGTAGCTAAGCAATATGAAAAAATTGTGAATGCTCTTGAAAATCCCAAAGAGGGATATCATTTTGATGTAGATCGGGGAAATAGACCAATATATTTTATAGAAAAGTTTTGTAGACATAGTAAGGGTGAATGGGCTGGAAAACCCGTTATGCTGGAATTATTCCAAAAGGCTTTTATCATGTCGCTATTTGGATTTATAAATGATGAAACGCGTTATCGGCAATACCGCGAATCACTGTTCATGGTTGCCCGGAAAAACGGGAAATCCACCATGGCCAGTGGGATAGCCTTGTATATGATGATTTTTGATCTTGAACCGGGCGCAGAGGTTTACAGTGTGGCCAGTAAAAAAGACCAGGCTAAAATTATTTTTGATGAAACACATAATATGGTGAAGCAATCGCCAGAATTATCAAAACATATAAGAAAACGGAAAACTGACCTATTTGTTGAAGCGAACATGTCAAAGTTTGAGCCATTGGGTAAGAATTCAAATAGCCTTGACGGTCTAAACAGTCATTTGTGCATTATTGATGAACTTCACAGCATTAAAGACCGTAATATCTATGAGGTGCTTAAACAGTCTATGAGTGCCAGACGGGAACCATTAATGCTGATGACAACAACGTCTGGGACAGTCAGAGAAAATATTTTTGATGATATCTATGAATATGCTTGTGGTGTTTGTGATGGTGGCTTTGAAGATGATACCTTTTTGCCTATTATCTATGAAATGGACGACAAAGAGGAATACAAAGATAAAAATTTATGGACCAAAGCAAACCCAGGTTTAGGAATCATTAAGAAGATTGATGATCTTGAAAATAAAATTAGCCGGACAGAGAACAGCCCGAACGATTTAAGCGGGGTTTTGTGTAAGGATTTCAATATCAAGATGAACGCTTATAATGCCTGGTTGCGCTGGGACGATATTGTGAACGAAAAAACTTTTGAACTGGAAAGATTCAGGGGATCGTATTTTATTGGCGGTGCGGATCTGGCCAGATGTGGAGATTTAACTTGTGCAACGGCCTTAATGTTGGATCGGGAAACAGAGGAACGGTTTGTGACACAAATGTACTGGCTACCAGAAGATTCATTTAATGAACGGGTGGAAACCGACAAAGTACCTTATGACAAGTGGCGTGAACGGGGATTATTGAGACTGTGCAGCGGAAATACCATTGATTATAAAGATTTAACGGCGTGGTTTCTGGAATTGGTACAGATTCATGGCATTAATCCGGCATGGATTTATTACGATGCTTATTCAGCTACATACTGGAAAGATGAAATGATTATGGAAGGTTTTAACATGATCCCATGTAGACAGGGAGCCAGGACATTAAGCTTACCAATGGAAAGGCTGGGGGCAGATCTGGCAGCAAAAAAGATTAATTACAATAATCATCCAATTCTTAGATGGTGCCTGTCTAATACGGGTGTTATCGTGGATCGAAATGAAAACATTATTCCCGCTAAAGCCAGTAGCCCGAAAATGAAAATTGATGGTACAGCGTCTTTACTGGATGCCTATGTGGGTTTGTGTGACCATTACCAAGAATTCATGAACGCAGTTTAA
- a CDS encoding HK97 family phage prohead protease, producing MKEKRIAEIRATDPAGEEQGLIIKGMPVVFEQETEIKDPAGSYKEIIRRGALDGCDMTDTRLLYNHDIKRIPLARTPKTLQFNITPAGLEMIAALPDTAEARSVHTAVKNDLLTGMSFAFTVPVGGDKYDRKTNTREILKISKIYECSVVPYPAYPQTSVEARAVIDAPKDEATKKAIKLAANKILFTKEKK from the coding sequence ATGAAAGAAAAAAGAATAGCAGAAATAAGAGCCACCGACCCGGCAGGTGAGGAACAAGGCCTTATTATAAAAGGTATGCCTGTGGTGTTTGAACAGGAAACCGAAATAAAAGACCCGGCAGGATCTTACAAAGAAATTATTAGAAGGGGTGCGCTTGATGGTTGCGATATGACCGACACCCGGTTGCTTTACAATCACGATATAAAGCGTATTCCATTGGCTAGAACACCTAAAACATTGCAGTTTAATATTACCCCGGCAGGGTTAGAAATGATTGCAGCGTTACCGGATACGGCAGAAGCAAGGTCAGTTCATACGGCAGTTAAAAATGACCTTTTGACAGGAATGTCATTTGCATTTACCGTTCCTGTAGGTGGGGACAAGTACGACCGGAAAACTAACACAAGGGAAATACTGAAAATATCAAAAATATATGAGTGTTCTGTGGTGCCTTATCCGGCTTACCCTCAAACGAGTGTAGAAGCCAGGGCGGTTATAGATGCACCAAAAGATGAAGCAACCAAAAAAGCCATTAAATTGGCAGCAAATAAAATTCTATTTACGAAGGAGAAAAAATAA
- a CDS encoding site-specific integrase, with the protein MNSVEPIREKDDIINFVEYLKERNERDYILAMTGFYSGYRISDLLSLRVRDFRDKDYFYFREQKTNKQTKIIINPELKRAANEYIYFNSLKDDDYMFKSQKGYNKPITRQRAYVILSTAAKAIGLHGSFGTHSLRKTMGYHYYKQTNDIVTLKMIFNHSSIDVTLLYIGVTQDLMNKQLKGFKLF; encoded by the coding sequence ATGAATAGCGTTGAACCGATAAGAGAAAAAGACGATATTATCAATTTTGTTGAGTACCTGAAAGAGCGCAACGAACGTGATTATATTTTGGCCATGACCGGGTTTTATTCTGGCTATCGCATATCTGATTTGTTAAGCTTGAGAGTAAGAGATTTTAGGGATAAAGATTATTTTTATTTCCGGGAACAGAAAACAAATAAGCAGACGAAAATAATAATCAATCCAGAATTAAAAAGAGCAGCGAATGAGTACATTTATTTCAATAGTCTGAAAGATGATGATTATATGTTTAAAAGTCAGAAGGGGTATAACAAGCCGATAACCAGGCAACGGGCTTATGTGATATTGTCGACAGCAGCTAAGGCGATTGGTTTGCATGGTAGCTTTGGCACTCACAGTTTAAGAAAGACAATGGGCTATCACTATTACAAACAGACTAACGATATTGTCACATTGAAGATGATCTTCAATCATTCATCAATTGATGTGACGTTATTGTACATCGGTGTGACACAGGACTTAATGAATAAACAATTAAAAGGTTTTAAGTTATTTTGA
- a CDS encoding HNH endonuclease signature motif containing protein, whose protein sequence is MAQGYAKHFYQSVVWKKTSKAYAASQHFICERCGKPGRIVHHKHYITPKNINDPEITLSWDNLEYLCQDCHTYEHLAGSECMKGLCFNSEGELIKNE, encoded by the coding sequence ATGGCACAGGGCTATGCAAAACATTTTTATCAATCGGTGGTTTGGAAAAAGACATCAAAGGCCTATGCAGCCAGCCAGCACTTTATTTGTGAGCGGTGCGGAAAGCCAGGGCGCATAGTCCACCATAAACATTACATTACACCGAAAAACATTAATGACCCTGAAATTACTTTGAGCTGGGACAATCTGGAATATTTGTGTCAGGATTGCCACACCTATGAGCATTTAGCCGGATCGGAATGTATGAAGGGTTTGTGCTTTAACAGTGAGGGGGAACTTATCAAAAATGAATAG